A stretch of Solea senegalensis isolate Sse05_10M linkage group LG10, IFAPA_SoseM_1, whole genome shotgun sequence DNA encodes these proteins:
- the LOC122775873 gene encoding cGMP-inhibited 3',5'-cyclic phosphodiesterase A-like, with the protein MAMSAESDSTGARGCCAHKKSFSALDRNGYVKTCVIPLCRDRGYESWVRLMFTKIWCSQRLRIAACVGSLSLFLALLVKCADWRAEGSSSSSSSADNTLSLSSSPVHFVAGCAVDLLQTCWSALSPLFTLVCAFFWVGVYLIRCGVLIQTALSLLTVCHLGEAAAWTLLDGTDEQLFSFTTAAGVVLVCVATGALMVARLNQGISVVVFISIIRTISLFSLHKVRATWRPYVAYLVGVLGILLARYADKLLPDQGRHKEGCTPVTGAREEIPVFKRRRRSSSVIASDMAHSQSNSKSHRRTSLPCIQRDQVRSFCPIQLSFFWLIF; encoded by the coding sequence ATGGCGATGTCTGCAGAATCTGACAGTACCGGTGCGCGGGGCTGCTGTGCTCATAAGAAAAGCTTCAGCGCACTGGATCGCAATGGTTATGTGAAAACATGTGTCATCCCACTGTGCCGTGACCGAGGCTACGAGTCGTGGGTGAGGCTAATGTTCACCAAAATATGGTGTTCCCAGAGACTCCGGATTGCGGCGTGTGTGGGGTCGCTCTCGCTTTTTCTCGCTCTGTTGGTCAAATGTGCAGATTGGAGAGctgaaggcagcagcagcagcagcagcagcgctgacAACACACTCTCGCTTTCATCGTCTCCAGTTCACTTCGTTGCGGGCTGCGCGGTGGACCTTTTGCAAACTTGCTGGAGTGCGCTCTCGCCATTGTTCACCCTCGTATGTGCCTTCTTCTGGGTCGGTGTCTACCTAATCCGCTGCGGGGTTTTAATCCAGACCGCCCTGTCCCTCCTGACCGTGTGCCACCTGGGCGAAGCGGCTGCGTGGACTCTCTTGGACGGGACAGATGAGCAGCTCTTTTCGTTCACCACAGCGGCCGGAGTCGTGCTCGTCTGCGTGGCCACCGGCGCACTCATGGTAGCACGACTGAACCAGGGCATATCTGTGGTCGTTTTCATCAGCATAATCAGGACCATTTCACTCTTCTCACTGCACAAAGTTAGGGCCACTTGGAGACCGTACGTAGCGTACCTGGTTGGAGTGTTGGGCATCCTGCTGGCGAGGTATGCTGACAAGCTCCTTCCTGACCAAGGGAGACACAAGGAGGGCTGCACCCCCGTGACTGGAGCCAGGGAAGAGATCCCTGTATTTAAAAGGCGCAGGAGGTCCAGTTCTGTGATAGCGTCAGACATGGCACACAGTCAGTCCAACAGTAAGTCACATCGCCGGACCTCTCTGCCATGCATCCAGAGGGACCAGGTAAGAAGTTTCTGTCCCATTCAACTTAGCTTTTTCTGGCTTATTTTTTAA